In Apis mellifera strain DH4 linkage group LG3, Amel_HAv3.1, whole genome shotgun sequence, one DNA window encodes the following:
- the LOC410915 gene encoding aquaporin AQPAn.G isoform X4, protein MMANLRQALGASELTDKKAGLYRALVAEFLGTLLLNFFGCGSVITGNVVAISLAFGLAVATAIQGVGHVSGGHVNPAVTFGLMVIGKVPVIRGLLYVILQCIGAIAGSGILRALSPERMEHALGVVSLSPGVTPVQGFGIEFFLAFVLVLVVCGACDAAKPDSKGIAPLIIGLSVSVGHIIGVPRTGAGMNPARSFGSAVVMGSFADHWLYWIGPILGGMAAGLIYAFVIGPAKEPENSNTAYTVAATDEKEV, encoded by the exons ATG ATGGCAAATTTGAGACAGGCACTGGGCGCGAGTGAACTTACCGACAAAAAGGCGGGCCTTTACCGCGCGCTAGTTGCAGAATTTCTTGGCACGTTGTTGCTGAATTTCTTCGGTTGCGGATCTGTCATCACGGGGAACGTCGTGGCTATAAGCTTGGCTTTCGGCCTGGCAGTGGCAACAGCGATTCAAGGAGTAGGACACGTTTCCGGTGGTCATGTTAATCCTGCTGTCACATTCGGTTTGATGGTTATTGGCAAG GTGCCAGTTATTAGAGGCTTATTGTATGTAATACTTCAATGCATAGGTGCAATAGCGGGATCTGGTATATTAAGAGCATTATCTCCTGAAAGGATGGAGCATGCTCTAGGCGTAGTATCCCTCTCACCAGGCGTTACCCCTGTCCAAGGTTTCGGTATAGAATTTTTCCTTGCCTTTGTGTTGGTACTGGTCGTGTGCGGTGCATGCGACGCAGCGAAGCCGGACAGCAAGGGAATAGCTCCTCTTATAATCGGACTTTCAGTTTCCGTTGGCCATATTATCGGc gtGCCAAGAACTGGTGCAGGTATGAATCCAGCCAGATCATTCGGTAGCGCTGTTGTAATGGGTTCGTTCGCCGATCACTGGTTATATTGGATCGGACCAATCCTTGGTGGAATGGCAGCTGGATTGATCTATGCGTTTGTAATTGGTCCTGCGAAAGAACCTGAAAATTCCAATACAGCGTATACCGTTGCCGCAACAGATGAGAAGGAGGTATAG
- the LOC410915 gene encoding aquaporin AQPAn.G isoform X3, translating into MMANLRQALGASELTDKKAGLYRALVAEFLGTLLLNFFGCGSVITGNVVAISLAFGLAVATAIQGVGHVSGGHVNPAVTFGLMVIGKVPVIRGLLYVILQCIGAIAGSGILRALSPERMEHALGVVSLSPGVTPVQGFGIEFFLAFVLVLVVCGACDAAKPDSKGIAPLIIGLSVSVGHIIGVPRTGAGMNPARSFGSAVVMGSFADHWLYWIGPILGGMAAGLIYAFVIGPAKEPENSNTAYTVAATDEKEKFEYIDSGRGGL; encoded by the exons ATG ATGGCAAATTTGAGACAGGCACTGGGCGCGAGTGAACTTACCGACAAAAAGGCGGGCCTTTACCGCGCGCTAGTTGCAGAATTTCTTGGCACGTTGTTGCTGAATTTCTTCGGTTGCGGATCTGTCATCACGGGGAACGTCGTGGCTATAAGCTTGGCTTTCGGCCTGGCAGTGGCAACAGCGATTCAAGGAGTAGGACACGTTTCCGGTGGTCATGTTAATCCTGCTGTCACATTCGGTTTGATGGTTATTGGCAAG GTGCCAGTTATTAGAGGCTTATTGTATGTAATACTTCAATGCATAGGTGCAATAGCGGGATCTGGTATATTAAGAGCATTATCTCCTGAAAGGATGGAGCATGCTCTAGGCGTAGTATCCCTCTCACCAGGCGTTACCCCTGTCCAAGGTTTCGGTATAGAATTTTTCCTTGCCTTTGTGTTGGTACTGGTCGTGTGCGGTGCATGCGACGCAGCGAAGCCGGACAGCAAGGGAATAGCTCCTCTTATAATCGGACTTTCAGTTTCCGTTGGCCATATTATCGGc gtGCCAAGAACTGGTGCAGGTATGAATCCAGCCAGATCATTCGGTAGCGCTGTTGTAATGGGTTCGTTCGCCGATCACTGGTTATATTGGATCGGACCAATCCTTGGTGGAATGGCAGCTGGATTGATCTATGCGTTTGTAATTGGTCCTGCGAAAGAACCTGAAAATTCCAATACAGCGTATACCGTTGCCGCAACAGATGAGAAGGAG AAGTTCGAGTACATAGACAGTGGACGCGGTGGACTTTAA
- the LOC410915 gene encoding aquaporin AQPAn.G isoform X1 gives MMANLRQALGASELTDKKAGLYRALVAEFLGTLLLNFFGCGSVITGNVVAISLAFGLAVATAIQGVGHVSGGHVNPAVTFGLMVIGKVPVIRGLLYVILQCIGAIAGSGILRALSPERMEHALGVVSLSPGVTPVQGFGIEFFLAFVLVLVVCGACDAAKPDSKGIAPLIIGLSVSVGHIIGVPRTGAGMNPARSFGSAVVMGSFADHWLYWIGPILGGMAAGLIYAFVIGPAKEPENSNTAYTVAATDEKELQSLTGKKKDNPA, from the exons ATG ATGGCAAATTTGAGACAGGCACTGGGCGCGAGTGAACTTACCGACAAAAAGGCGGGCCTTTACCGCGCGCTAGTTGCAGAATTTCTTGGCACGTTGTTGCTGAATTTCTTCGGTTGCGGATCTGTCATCACGGGGAACGTCGTGGCTATAAGCTTGGCTTTCGGCCTGGCAGTGGCAACAGCGATTCAAGGAGTAGGACACGTTTCCGGTGGTCATGTTAATCCTGCTGTCACATTCGGTTTGATGGTTATTGGCAAG GTGCCAGTTATTAGAGGCTTATTGTATGTAATACTTCAATGCATAGGTGCAATAGCGGGATCTGGTATATTAAGAGCATTATCTCCTGAAAGGATGGAGCATGCTCTAGGCGTAGTATCCCTCTCACCAGGCGTTACCCCTGTCCAAGGTTTCGGTATAGAATTTTTCCTTGCCTTTGTGTTGGTACTGGTCGTGTGCGGTGCATGCGACGCAGCGAAGCCGGACAGCAAGGGAATAGCTCCTCTTATAATCGGACTTTCAGTTTCCGTTGGCCATATTATCGGc gtGCCAAGAACTGGTGCAGGTATGAATCCAGCCAGATCATTCGGTAGCGCTGTTGTAATGGGTTCGTTCGCCGATCACTGGTTATATTGGATCGGACCAATCCTTGGTGGAATGGCAGCTGGATTGATCTATGCGTTTGTAATTGGTCCTGCGAAAGAACCTGAAAATTCCAATACAGCGTATACCGTTGCCGCAACAGATGAGAAGGAG cTACAGAGCCTTACCGGTAAGAAGAAAGACAATCCTGCTTGA
- the LOC410915 gene encoding aquaporin AQPAn.G isoform X2, with amino-acid sequence MANLRQALGASELTDKKAGLYRALVAEFLGTLLLNFFGCGSVITGNVVAISLAFGLAVATAIQGVGHVSGGHVNPAVTFGLMVIGKVPVIRGLLYVILQCIGAIAGSGILRALSPERMEHALGVVSLSPGVTPVQGFGIEFFLAFVLVLVVCGACDAAKPDSKGIAPLIIGLSVSVGHIIGVPRTGAGMNPARSFGSAVVMGSFADHWLYWIGPILGGMAAGLIYAFVIGPAKEPENSNTAYTVAATDEKELQSLTGKKKDNPA; translated from the exons ATGGCAAATTTGAGACAGGCACTGGGCGCGAGTGAACTTACCGACAAAAAGGCGGGCCTTTACCGCGCGCTAGTTGCAGAATTTCTTGGCACGTTGTTGCTGAATTTCTTCGGTTGCGGATCTGTCATCACGGGGAACGTCGTGGCTATAAGCTTGGCTTTCGGCCTGGCAGTGGCAACAGCGATTCAAGGAGTAGGACACGTTTCCGGTGGTCATGTTAATCCTGCTGTCACATTCGGTTTGATGGTTATTGGCAAG GTGCCAGTTATTAGAGGCTTATTGTATGTAATACTTCAATGCATAGGTGCAATAGCGGGATCTGGTATATTAAGAGCATTATCTCCTGAAAGGATGGAGCATGCTCTAGGCGTAGTATCCCTCTCACCAGGCGTTACCCCTGTCCAAGGTTTCGGTATAGAATTTTTCCTTGCCTTTGTGTTGGTACTGGTCGTGTGCGGTGCATGCGACGCAGCGAAGCCGGACAGCAAGGGAATAGCTCCTCTTATAATCGGACTTTCAGTTTCCGTTGGCCATATTATCGGc gtGCCAAGAACTGGTGCAGGTATGAATCCAGCCAGATCATTCGGTAGCGCTGTTGTAATGGGTTCGTTCGCCGATCACTGGTTATATTGGATCGGACCAATCCTTGGTGGAATGGCAGCTGGATTGATCTATGCGTTTGTAATTGGTCCTGCGAAAGAACCTGAAAATTCCAATACAGCGTATACCGTTGCCGCAACAGATGAGAAGGAG cTACAGAGCCTTACCGGTAAGAAGAAAGACAATCCTGCTTGA